A window from Drosophila kikkawai strain 14028-0561.14 chromosome 2L, DkikHiC1v2, whole genome shotgun sequence encodes these proteins:
- the vkg gene encoding collagen alpha-1(IV) chain isoform X1, which translates to MIAPIRGNQDQFSDRFLYEIRLVSNSTEYSFFWQVCNTTLCDCKGIKGRIGAIGPPGVPGLEGPAGDVGPFGPAGYLGEKGDVGEYGEVGEKGHRGDVGLVGEPGYPGPRGFPGEDGPAGPRGIDGCDGKPGLSGPPGAPGENGVRGPPGRPGPQGPPGDAGEGGINSKGTKGSRGDRGPGGYDGPPGFEGDRGQKGDTGYAGLTGAKGDPGPQGQTGDVGELMDTPYRLQGTPGEKGDPGESEPGALTRDISLKGYQGDVGEMGEAGIDGQPGEPGPVGRNGLPGSRGDIGGPGERGKPGKDGEPGAAGDKGAKGAPGYNGQDGLDGSPGQRGEDGFDGMPGVQGRPGPKGIYDPTMSKSLPGPVGPQGEIGPQGYPGQPGVPGKAGRRGPPGLHGQPGDQGFSGKRGPPGRSERGEAGDYGLMGAPGPQGPVGDAGPPGRYGLRGDPGYNLVGPKGEPGLNGLPGKDGYRGERGEVGLPGDKGLPGEGYNIVGPPGSQGPPGLRGYPGDDGLPGFRGLHGDKGLRGDDCGICHAGPRGPRGQEGDTGYPGAHGNRGLIGLTGARGPQGMQGKPGKTGFKGIRGSPGIPGETGVPGRKGVAGKVIVIGSQKEAEQGDEGERGLRGSQGDEGVRGANGVDGLQGLRGEQGLRGDYGDSGRPGIDGRPGRQGRDGKPGQNPTTPKIYLVGVPGYNGRKGERGDVGDTGLKGEKGNMHPGQIITNRGDLGDKGYQGESGDKGQKGFQGQFGLPGDIGDEGPAGESMQGPEGLKGYPGITGDYGLHGAPGLPGLDGQAGADGFVGLKGQRGEPGQSVIPGDIGVPGRPGIKGFYGDAGETGPYGPPGLTGVKGAKGEMGPYGASGLTGLPGNKGQRGDYVMGPPGPQGEPGRNGRLAPHGLKGQKGEVGWQGQNGQNGVKGSIGYTGPRGALGNPGPQGIPGSPGIGGLPGMIGDMGDRGDIGADGRPGDIGPRGAVGEFGLKGIAGDEGPYGYPGANGLPGRKGEQGDRGFPGRTGIKGSAAYSGIKGDDGEPGWTGPPGYKGAPGPKGQRGLTGDSPIAFEGPMGRKGEPGNPGINGIPGRYGLKGQRGERGLTGQAGEPGAPGAQGLDGYRGRNGAPGLKGAIGEVGPNGPDGLQGQKGDEGFPGLMGQNGDQGPQGPFGEQGIQGVQGDEGEIGYPGRVENLGDRYLYRGFPGEQGIVGERGEKGEMGQIGFIGLPGSKGEQGDIGYAGQAGYDGIPGAKGLQGDIGPRGLPGFTGAAERGAEGDAGYDGRQGRPGRRGQKGAPGEQGEYGANGIIGHRGPEIQGRPGDQGDVGYPGAPGRNGLHGLAGAKGEQGDQGRQGEQGEVGFAIWGMQGDIGDLGLQGAPGRDGAKGEQGYPGRPGQYGRVGPPGPRGPTGDAGWSGIDGMDGLYGEKGQPGESYSYSMARPGDRGEPGLDGFKGQEGDAGLPGLDGLMGIRGATGYRGDQGEVGYSGADGPQGPRGDIGPIGLTGIPGLRGLPGPTGDPAPPPPAPKSRGFIFVRHSQSVQVPTCPANTNMLWEGYSLSGNIASARTAGQDLGQSGSCLMRFTTMPYMMCDLNNVCNYAQNNDDSLWLSTDEPMPMTMTPIQSRDLMKYISRCVVCETSTRVIALHSQSMSIPNCPGGWEEMWTGFSYYMTTLDNTGGVGQNLVSPGSCLEQFRGQPVIECHGHGRCNYYDALASFWLTVIEEQEMWSQPRQQTLKTDPTSKISRCTVCRRRGDAFVARTLSTASSSWSSGSSSGSDSRNPTGGASRWSSGSGSGSDSGSGRSSWSSGSSAGQPGSSSSWSSGSSQGQPGAGSSWNSGSRQGQPGAGSSWSSGSNAGQPRDGSSWSSGSSGIPRTNAGWNTGNSRSNPGWQSNAGGSNPASWSSSSSWGSDPRNTAAGGYQRTNEAPRQPYSPAPSNYLNGRYQQRRPGNVPQSYSEYSRDPRQYRRRTREDTTAP; encoded by the exons ATGATAGCTCCAATCAGGGGCAATCAAGACCAGTTCTCGGACCGATTCCTCTACGAAATTCGATTGGTTTCCAACTCAACTGAATACTCCTTCTTCTGGCAGGTCTGCAACACCACGCTATGTGACTGCAAGGGTATCAAGGGTCGCATCGGTGCCATCGGTCCACCCGGAGTTCCCGGCTTGGAGGGACCTGCCGGCGATGTGGGACCATTTGGGCCAGCTGGCTATCTGGGCGAGAAGGGAGATGTCGGCGAGTACGGTGAAGTTGGCGAGAAGGGACATCGC GGCGATGTTGGTCTTGTTGGTGAACCCGGATATCCTGGCCCCAGG GGATTCCCCGGCGAGGATGGCCCAGCGGGACCCCGCGGCATCGATGGCTGTGACGGCAAGCCCGGCCTTTCCGGTCCACCCGGTGCTCCTGGCGAGAACGGAGTGCGCGGTCCGCCTGGTAGGCCGGGTCCGCAGGGTCCACCCGGTGACGCCGGCGAGGGCGGCATCAACTCAAAGGGCACCAAGGGCAGTCGCGGTGACCGCGGTCCCGGCGGCTACGACGGTCCTCCTGGCTTTGAAGGCGATCGCGGACAGAAGGGTGACACTGGATACGCTGGCTTGACCGGCGCCAAGGGAGACCCGGGTCCACAAGGACAAACCGGTGACGTTGGCGAACTGATGGATACGCCGTACCGCTTGCAGGGAACGCCTGGAGAGAAGGGCGACCCGGGCGAAAGTGAGCCAGGAGCACTCACGCGTGATATCTCCCTGAAGGGCTACCAGGGCGATGTGGGTGAGATGGGAGAAGCAGGTATTGACGGCCAACCAGGTGAGCCGGGACCAGTCGGACGTAACGGTCTACCAGGCTCCAGAGGCGATATCGGCGGACCTGGCGAGCGAGGCAAACCTGGAAAGGACGGCGAGCCGGGAGCGGCCGGGGACAAGGGAGCCAAGGGAGCGCCGGGTTACAATGGCCAAGACGGATTGGACGGCAGCCCAGGACAGCGAGGTGAGGACGGATTCGATGGCATGCCCGGCGTCCAAGGACGCCCCGGACCAAAAGGTATCTACGATCCCACGATGAGCAAGTCCCTGCCGGGTCCCGTTGGACCGCAGGGTGAAATTGGACCCCAGGGCTATCCCGGTCAGCCCGGTGTGCCCGGCAAGGCAGGACGTCGCGGTCCACCTGGCCTGCATGGCCAGCCCGGCGATCAAGGATTCAGCGGCAAACGTGGTCCGCCCGGACGCAGTGAGCGCGGCGAAGCCGGCGACTACGGACTGATGGGTGCACCAGGACCCCAGGGACCGGTCGGCGATGCCGGTCCGCCCGGACGCTATGGACTGCGCGGTGATCCCGGCTACAATCTAGTCGGACCCAAGGGAGAGCCTGGCCTGAACGGGTTGCCCGGCAAGGATGGCTATCGCGGTGAGCGCGGAGAGGTGGGCCTGCCCGGTGACAAGGGTCTGCCCGGTGAGGGTTACAACATTGTGGGCCCGCCCGGTTCGCAGGGACCGCCTGGACTTCGTGGCTATCCCGGTGACGACGGTCTGCCCGGCTTCAGAGGTCTGCACGGTGACAAGGGATTGCGCGGCGATGACTGCGGCATCTGCCACGCTGGACCCCGAGGACCACGAGGACAGGAGGGCGACACCGGCTATCCGGGCGCCCATGGAAATCGTGGTCTGATCGGCCTAACCGGAGCGCGCGGTCCTCAGGGCATGCAGGGCAAGCCCGGAAAGACTGGCTTCAAGGGTATCCGCGGATCACCCGGTATTCCCGGTGAGACGGGAGTCCCCGGCCGGAAGGGTGTAGCGGGAAAGGTCATTGTCATTGGCAGTCAAAAGGAAGCGGAACAGGGCGACGAAGGCGAACGCGGACTTCGCGGATCCCAAGGTGATGAAGGTGTGAGGGGTGCCAATGGCGTAGACGGATTGCAGGGCCTTCGCGGAGAGCAGGGTCTGCGCGGTGACTACGGTGACAGCGGTCGCCCTGGAATCGATGGACGCCCAGGTCGTCAGGGCCGCGATGGAAAGCCTGGCCAGAACCCAACCACGCCCAAGATCTACTTGGTGGGCGTACCCGGCTACAATGGACGCAAGGGAGAGCGCGGAGATGTCGGAGATACCGGATTGAAGGGCGAAAAGGGTAACATGCATCCCGGCCAAATTATCACCAACAGAGGTGACCTCGGTGACAAAGGCTATCAGGGCGAGTCTGGCGACAAAGGACAAAAGGGTTTCCAAGGCCAATTCGGACTTCCTGGCGATATCGGTGACGAGGGACCGGCTGGTGAATCAATGCAGGGACCAGAAGGTCTCAAGGGTTATCCGGGAATTACCGGTGACTACGGACTGCACGGTGCCCCCGGTTTACCCGGTCTGGATGGCCAGGCTGGTGCTGACGGCTTTGTCGGGCTGAAGGGACAACGCGGTGAGCCTGGACAATCGGTCATTCCCGGTGACATTGGAGTTCCCGGACGTCCCGGTATTAAGGGATTCTACGGTGATGCCGGCGAAACGGGCCCATATGGACCGCCTGGCCTCACTGGCGTCAAGGGAGCCAAGGGAGAGATGGGACCTTATGGAGCAAGCGGACTGACCGGACTGCCCGGCAACAAGGGTCAGCGCGGTGATTATGTGATGGGTCCACCAGGACCACAGGGTGAACCCGGACGCAACGGACGCCTGGCCCCGCACGGCCTCAAGGGCCAGAAGGGAGAGGTGGGTTGGCAGGGACAGAATGGCCAGAACGGCGTCAAGGGCAGCATCGGCTACACCGGCCCTCGTGGTGCTCTCGGCAATCCCGGACCCCAGGGCATCCCGGGCAGTCCCGGCATTGGTGGTCTTCCCGGCATGATTGGCGACATGGGCGATCGCGGTGATATCGGCGCAGATGGACGACCCGGTGACATTGGTCCTCGTGGTGCCGTCGGTGAATTTGGACTTAAGG GAATCGCTGGTGACGAAGGACCTTATGGATATCCCGGTGCCAATGGACTTCCAGGACGCAAGGGCGAGCAGGGAGATCGCGGTTTCCCCGGTCGGACTGGCATCAAGGGCTCGGCAGCCTACAGTGGCATCAAGGGCGACGATGGAGAGCCCGGTTGGACGGGACCGCCCGGCTATAAGGGTGCCCCCGGTCCCAAGGGACAGCGTGGTCTTACCGGTGATTCGCCGATTGCCTTTGAAGGCCCCATGGGACGGAAGGGAGAGCCCGGCAATCCGGGAATAAACGGAATCCCCGGACGTTACGGCCTGAAGGGACAGCGTGGTGAGCGTGGTCTCACCGGACAAGCGGGTGAGCCAGGTGCCCCTGGTGCCCAAGGCTTGGACGGCTATCGTGGACGCAACGGCGCTCCTGGTCTCAAGGGCGCCATCGGAGAGGTCGGCCCAAATGGACCCGATGGCCTGCAGGGCCAGAAAGGCGACGAAGGCTTCCCCGGCTTGATGGGACAGAATGGTGACCAGGGACCACAGGGTCCTTTCGGTGAGCAGGGCATTCAAGGTGTTCAGGGAGACGAAGGTGAAATCGGTTATCCTGGACGCGTGGAGAACCTGGGAGATCGCTACCTCTACCGCGGCTTCCCCGGCGAGCAGGGCATCGTGGGCGAACGCGGCGAGAAGGGCGAAATGGGCCAGATTGGCTTCATTGGACTACCTGGCTCCAAGGGCGAACAGGGAGACATTGGCTATGCCGGACAAGCCGGTTACGATGGCATCCCCGGCGCCAAGGGCTTGCAGGGCGACATTGGACCGCGAGGTCTTCCCGGCTTCACGGGAGCAGCAGAGCGTGGAGCAGAAGGTGACGCCGGCTACGATGGACGCCAGGGTCGACCAGGACGCAGGGGCCAAAAGGGAGCTCCCGGTGAGCAGGGAGAGTACGGAGCCAATGGCATAATTGGACATCGCGGACCCGAGATTCAGGGCCGACCTGGAGATCAAGGAGATGTGGGCTACCCAGGAGCCCCAGGACGCAACGGATTGCACGGCCTGGCAGGAGCAAAGGGAGAGCAGGGCGACCAGGGTCGTCAGGGAGAGCAGGGAGAGGTTGGCTTCGCTATCTGGGGCATGCAGGGCGACATCGGCGATCTTGGCCTCCAAGGTGCTCCCGGCAGGGATGGCGCCAAGGGTGAGCAGGGCTATCCCGGTCGTCCTGGCCAGTATGGCCGAGTGGGCCCCCCTGGACCAAGAGGACCCACTGGCGACGCCGGCTGGAGCGGCATCGACGGCATGGACGGACTTTACGGCGAAAAGGGTCAGCCGGGAGAGTCATACTCCTACTCTATGGCCCGACCAGGAGATCGCGGTGAACCCGGCCTCGATGGCTTCAAGGGTCAGGAGGGCGATGCCGGACTACCAGGACTCGATGGACTCATGGGTATTCGTGGTGCCACCGGCTATCGCGGTGACCAAGGTGAGGTTGGCTATTCCGGTGCGGACGGTCCTCAAGGACCACGCGGTGACATCGGTCCCATCGGTCTGACGGGTATTCCCGGCCTTCGTGGTCTGCCCGGTCCCACCGGTGACCCGGCGCCTCCGCCACCGGCACCCAAGAGCCGCGGCTTCATCTTCGTCCGCCACTCGCAGTCCGTGCAAGTACCCACCTGCCCTGCCAACACGAATATGCTGTGGGAGGGCTACTCCCTGTCTGGCAACATAGCCTCTGCCCGAACGGCTGGCCAGGATCTGGGACAGTCCGGCTCCTGCCTGATGCGATTCACCACCATGCCGTACATGATGTGCGACCTGAACAATGTCTGCAACTATGCCCAAAACAATGACGACAGTCTGTGGCTATCCACCGACGAGCCCATGCCTATGACCATGACGCCCATCCAGTCCAGGGATCTCATGAAGTACATCTCGCG ttGCGTGGTGTGCGAGACCTCGACTAGAGTCATTGCCCTCCACTCTCAATCCATGTCCATTCCGAACTGTCCCGGCGGCTGGGAGGAGATGTGGACCGGCTTCAGTTACTACATG ACCACTTTGGATAATACAGGAGGCGTGGGACAGAACCTCGTCTCGCCTGGCTCCTGTCTGGAGCAGTTCCGTGGCCAGCCGGTGATCGAGTGCCATGGCCATGGACGCTGCAACTACTACGATGCCTTGGCTTCATTCTGGCTAACCGTTATTGAGGAGCAGGAGATGTGGTCCCAGCCGCGCCAGCAGACTCTCAAGACCGACCCGACCAGCAAGATCAGCAG ATGCACAGTTTGCCGTCGACGTGGTGATGCCTTTGTGGCCCGCACTCTGTCCACCGCTTCCTCGTCTTGGTCCTCGGGTTCGAGTTCCGGCTCGGACTCTAGGAATCCCACGGGCGGCGCTTCGAGGTGGTCTTCGGGCTCGGGTTCAGGATCTGATTCAGGCTCTGGCAGGTCATCTTGGTCATCGGGTTCCAGTGCAGGACAACCGGGATCCAGCTCTAGCTGGAGCTCAGGCTCTAGCCAAGGACAACCAGGAGCTGGCTCAAGCTGGAACTCAGGCTCGAGACAAGGGCAACCAGGAGCCGGCTCTAGCTGGTCCTCAGGATCCAATGCAGGACAACCCCGTGATGGCTCTAGCTGGTCTTCGGGATCCAGTGGAATTCCCAGAACTAACGCAGGCTGGAATACGGGCAACTCTAGGAGTAACCCCGGTTGGCAATCTAATGCTGGCGGCTCCAATCCCGCCAGCTGGTCATCGAGCTCCAGCTGGGGCAGCGATCCGCGCAATACCGCCGCCGGTGGATACCAACGGACCAACGAAGCTCCCCGACAGCCGTACTCGCCGGCTCCATCCAACTACTTGAACGGAAGGTACCAACAGCGCCGCCCGGGCAACGTGCCCCAGAGCTACAGCGAGTACTCACGCGACCCGCGCCAATACCGTCGGCGCACGCGCGAGGACACCACCGCACCCTAG